A genome region from Nycticebus coucang isolate mNycCou1 chromosome 4, mNycCou1.pri, whole genome shotgun sequence includes the following:
- the STON1 gene encoding stonin-1 has product MCSANPGNWVTFDDDPTLQSSQKSKVLPLENQGVCRPNGLKLNLSGLKEFPSGPSSTSSTPLSSPILDLYFSPGPPSNSPLSTPTKDFPGFPGIPKAGTHVLYPIPESSSNIPLTTLAAGSSSLPTKPTCLSQASLPSGHPCTYPAPKVGLPDETRSHQAESLGFQSDNAPRFQYFQEDCAFSSPFWKGEGSVSQFTFDPPGSRKIFSSRDKEILIDQKSLNKCSLNYICEKLEHLQSTENQDSPGSLSLRRVCAQNTASSFVPRALFRSQPKAGWSFMLRIPEKKNMMSSRQWGPIFLKVLPGGILQMYYEQGLEKPFKELQLDPHCRLSEPKVENFSVTGKIHTVKIEHISYTEKRKYHSKTEVVHEPDSEQMLKLGSTEYHDFLDFLTTMEEELVKLPAVSKPKKSYEEQEISLEIVDNFWGKVTKEEGKLVESAVITQIYCLCFVNRNMECFLTLNDLELQKQDACYFEKDPEKKGIDILDYHFHKCVKVQEFEQSRIIKFVPLDACRFELMRFKTLYNGDNLPFSVKSVVVIHGAYVELQAFINMVPLAQRPSHEGSLRSCDNIMIHFPVPSQWIKALWTMNLQRQKSLKAKMNRRACLGSLHEPEADPVIQVTVGSAKYESAYRAVVWKIDRLPDKNSSLDHPHCLSYKLELGSDQEIPSDWYPFATIQFSMLDSCASRASVRSLGVESDVQPLKHVQQRACYNLQVEIEKKWIKIDGEDPDKVGDCVTQ; this is encoded by the exons ATGTGCTCCGCAAACCCAGGCAACTGGGTCACCTTTGATGATGATCCTACTTTGCAGTCTTCTCAAAAGTCAAAGGTTTTGCCTCTGGAGAATCAAGGTGTCTGTAGGCCAAATGGACTTAAACTGAACCTTTCTGGCCTCAAGGAATTTCCCAGTGGACCTTCCTCTACCAGCAgcacccctctctcctctcccatctTAGACCTTTACTTCAGTCCAGGACCTCCAAGTAACTCCCCTCTTTCTACACCTACCAAAGACTTCCCAGGTTTTCCTGGCATCCCCAAAGCAGGCACTCATGTGCTTTATCCTATTCCGGAGTCATCTTCAAACATCCCACTCACGACACTGGCAGCAGGTTCCTCTTCACTGCCTACTAAACCGACCTGCTTATCCCAAGCTTCCTTACCCAGTGGCCACCCATGTACTTATCCAGCTCCCAAAGTAGGTCTTCCAGATGAAACCAGGTCTCACCAGGCTGAAAGCCTGGGGTTCCAAAGTGATAATGCCCCCCGGTTTCAGTATTTTCAGGAGGACTGTGCTTTTTCAAGTCCATTTTGGAAAGGTGAAGGCAGTGTTTCCCAGTTCACCTTTGACCCCCCAGGAAGCAGAAAGATATTCTCATCAAGAGACAAGGAGATACTTATTGATCAAAAAAGTCTAAATAAATGTTCACTTAACTATATCTGTGAGAAGCTTGAACATCTCCAGTCGACTGAGAACCAAGACTCACCCGGAAGTCTGTCTCTGCGACGTGTGTGTGCTCAAAACACGGCTTCTTCCTTTGTGCCCCGTGCGCTCTTCAGGAGTCAGCCCAAAGCTGGATGGTCTTTCATGCTGAGAATTCCTGAGAAGAAGAACATGATGTCTTCCCGGCAATGGGGTCccatttttctgaaagttttaccTGGAGGAATTTTACAAATGTATTACGAGCAGGGATTAGAGAAACCATTTAAAGAATTACAACTTGATCCACATTGTAGACTTTCTGAGCCCAAAGTGGAGAACTTTAGTGTAACAGGGAAAATCCATACTGTGAAGATCGAACACATATCCtacacagaaaaaaggaaataccaTTCAAAGACAGAAGTCGTTCATGAGCCAGACTCAGAACAGATGCTGAAGTTAGGGTCCACAGAGTACCATGACTTCCTTGACTTTCTGACTACTATGGAGGAAGAGCTGGTGAAGCTGCCAGCTGTTTCCAAGCCAAAAAAGAGTTATGAGGAGCAGGAAATTTCCTTGGAAATTGTGGACAACTTCTGGGGTAAAGTaacaaaagaagaaggaaaattggTTGAAAGTGCTGTGATAACTCAGATCTACTGCCTCTGCTTTGTGAATAGGAACATGGAATGCTTTTTAACCTTGAATGACCTTGAGCTGCAGAAGCAAGATGcatgttattttgaaaaagaCCCAGAAAAGAAGGGGATTGATATTCTTGACTATCATTTTCACAAGTGTGTGAAAGTACAAGAATTTGAGCAATCAAGAATCATCAAGTTTGTGCCCCTGGATGCCTGCCGCTTTGAGCTGATGCGTTTTAAGACTTTGTATAATGGGGACAATCTTCCCTTTTCTGTGAAGTCTGTAGTGGTCATTCATGGGGCATATGTGGAACTCCAAGCCTTCATCAACATGGTACCATTGGCTCAAAGGCCATCCCATGAGGGTTCTTTAAGGTCCTGTGACAATATAATGATACATTTTCCTGTCCCATCACAGTGGATCAAGGCCCTCTGGACCATGAACCTCCAGAGGCAGAAGTCACTGAAAGCCAAAATGAACCGCCGGGCATGTTTGGGGAGTTTGCACGAGCCTGAGGCTGACCCTGTCATTCAGGTCACCGTGGGGTCAGCAAAGTATGAGAGTGCCTACCGGGCGGTGGTATGGAAGATAGACCGGCTTCCAGATAAAAATTCAA gtctTGATCATCCCCATTGTCTGTCTTACAAACTAGAACTTGGATCAGACCAAGAAATTCCTTCTGATTGGTATCCATTTGCTACTATTCAGTTTTCAATGCTTGACAGCTGTGCCTCAAGGGCCTCCGTCAGGTCTCTGGGGGTGGAGAGTGATGTCCAGCCGCTGAAGCATGTTCAGCAGCGGGCTTGCTACAACCTCCAG GTTGAAATAGAAAAGAAGTGGATTAAAATCGACGGAGAAGATCCAGATAAAGTTGGTGACTGTGTAACTCAGTAG